From Lagenorhynchus albirostris chromosome 10, mLagAlb1.1, whole genome shotgun sequence, the proteins below share one genomic window:
- the LOC132527071 gene encoding death domain-containing membrane protein NRADD-like isoform X2 → MLLLTTLESLLPANKSQREQDRDREGVWAGAGGALAPSTSCSFPPEPPGASGSNIPVYCALLASVALSLLAYVAFKCWCSRKQRQQLAKARTAELGAFNRDQMLGESSVFWDSPSSLEPCVPSQGEPLSPNCSPSHLPSSVPPQSLPNPHVSLMSPIPGLHPELGCRLYLHLPWQQQEEVEQLLELPRQQQEEVEQLLELPRQQQEEVEQLLEVSGEPDKGWRGLAGHLGYQAEAVETMAQSQVPAYTLLRYWAVQEGSGATLRVLADALAVLGCEDVVWALGPLAEDCSVV, encoded by the exons ATGCTGTTGCTGACAACTCTGGAAAGCCTCCTACCAGCTA ATAAGTCCCAGAGGGAGCAGGACAGGGACAGGGAAGGggtgtgggcaggggcagggggagcccTGGCCCCCAGTACCTCCTGCTCATTCCCCCCTGAGCCTCCAGGGGCCTCAGGCAGCAATATCCCTGTCTACTGTGCCCTCCTGGCCTCTGTGGCCCTCAGTCTGCTTGCCTACGTGGCCTTCAAGTG CTGGTGCTCACGTAAACAAAGACAGCAGCTGGCCAAAGCTCGGACTGCAGAGCTGGGGGCCTTCAACAGGGACCAGATGCTTGGGGAGAGCAGTGTCTTCTGGGACTCTCCTAGCAGCCTGGAGCCCTGTGTCCCCAGCCAGGGTGAGCCCCTTTCCCCAAACTGTAGTCCTTCACACCTACCTAGCTCTGTCCCACCACAAAGCCTGCCTAACCCTCATGTGTCCCTCATGTCTCCCATCCCAGGGCTACATCCTGAACTTGGCTGCCGGCTTTACCTCCATCTCCCttggcagcagcaggaggaagTGGAACAGCTCCTGGAGCTCCCTCGGCAGCAGCAGGAGGAAGTGGAACAGCTCCTGGAGCTCCCTCGGCAGCAGCAGGAGGAAGTGGAACAGCTCCTGGAGGTGTCGGGTGAACCTGACAAAGGCTGGCGGGGCCTGGCGGGCCACCTGGGCTACCAGGCTGAGGCAGTGGAGACCATGGCTCAGAGCCAGGTGCCAGCCTACACCCTGCTGAGGTACTGGGCTGTCCAAGAAGGCAGTGGTGCCACCCTCAGGGTGCTAGCAGATGCGCTGGCTGTCCTGGGCTGTGAAGATGTGGTCTGGGCCCTGGGCCCACTGGCTGAGGACTGCTCCGTGGTGTGA
- the LOC132527071 gene encoding death domain-containing membrane protein NRADD-like isoform X1 — protein MLHNSSHREGTVHVDKSQREQDRDREGVWAGAGGALAPSTSCSFPPEPPGASGSNIPVYCALLASVALSLLAYVAFKCWCSRKQRQQLAKARTAELGAFNRDQMLGESSVFWDSPSSLEPCVPSQGEPLSPNCSPSHLPSSVPPQSLPNPHVSLMSPIPGLHPELGCRLYLHLPWQQQEEVEQLLELPRQQQEEVEQLLELPRQQQEEVEQLLEVSGEPDKGWRGLAGHLGYQAEAVETMAQSQVPAYTLLRYWAVQEGSGATLRVLADALAVLGCEDVVWALGPLAEDCSVV, from the exons ATGCTTCACAACTCCAGCCACAGGGAAGGCACGGTGCATGTGG ATAAGTCCCAGAGGGAGCAGGACAGGGACAGGGAAGGggtgtgggcaggggcagggggagcccTGGCCCCCAGTACCTCCTGCTCATTCCCCCCTGAGCCTCCAGGGGCCTCAGGCAGCAATATCCCTGTCTACTGTGCCCTCCTGGCCTCTGTGGCCCTCAGTCTGCTTGCCTACGTGGCCTTCAAGTG CTGGTGCTCACGTAAACAAAGACAGCAGCTGGCCAAAGCTCGGACTGCAGAGCTGGGGGCCTTCAACAGGGACCAGATGCTTGGGGAGAGCAGTGTCTTCTGGGACTCTCCTAGCAGCCTGGAGCCCTGTGTCCCCAGCCAGGGTGAGCCCCTTTCCCCAAACTGTAGTCCTTCACACCTACCTAGCTCTGTCCCACCACAAAGCCTGCCTAACCCTCATGTGTCCCTCATGTCTCCCATCCCAGGGCTACATCCTGAACTTGGCTGCCGGCTTTACCTCCATCTCCCttggcagcagcaggaggaagTGGAACAGCTCCTGGAGCTCCCTCGGCAGCAGCAGGAGGAAGTGGAACAGCTCCTGGAGCTCCCTCGGCAGCAGCAGGAGGAAGTGGAACAGCTCCTGGAGGTGTCGGGTGAACCTGACAAAGGCTGGCGGGGCCTGGCGGGCCACCTGGGCTACCAGGCTGAGGCAGTGGAGACCATGGCTCAGAGCCAGGTGCCAGCCTACACCCTGCTGAGGTACTGGGCTGTCCAAGAAGGCAGTGGTGCCACCCTCAGGGTGCTAGCAGATGCGCTGGCTGTCCTGGGCTGTGAAGATGTGGTCTGGGCCCTGGGCCCACTGGCTGAGGACTGCTCCGTGGTGTGA